One genomic window of Carassius gibelio isolate Cgi1373 ecotype wild population from Czech Republic chromosome A10, carGib1.2-hapl.c, whole genome shotgun sequence includes the following:
- the LOC128021421 gene encoding probable G-protein coupled receptor 21, whose product MNATELNHSTEPFCLLDIGYSQNFSTCLLEIAVILFLTVLIISGNLVVIFVFHCAPLLSHHTTSSFIQTMAYADLLVGVSCLIPSLSLLHHLEGVNEKLTCMVFSYMVCVLKSVSMASLACVSIDRYVAITRPLSYTALVTPCRLRTCITLIWLYSALIFLPSFFGWGKPGYHGDVFKCCSSWDTQPLFTAFIVTALYAPAAFTVCFTYAHIFRICRQHTRQISERRARFGPQDNEPGEQACTDKRYATVLFRITSVFYLLWLPYIIYFLLESAGIYHHAIASFITTWLAISNSFCNCLIYSLSNAAFRKGLKRLCLICLQRSDNKKSMGDPPTPPRPACHV is encoded by the coding sequence ATGAACGCAACTGAATTGAACCATAGCACAGAACCCTTTTGCCTGCTGGACATTGGCTACTCACAGAACTTCAGCACCTGCCTGCTGGAAATAGCTGTTATTCTCTTCTTGACAGTGCTCATCATCTCCGGGAACCTGGTGGTTATCTTTGTGTTCCACTGTGCCCCGTTACTCAGCCACCATACCACTAGCTCCTTTATACAGACTATGGCATATGCAGACTTGCTGGTTGGGGTCAGCTGTCTTATCCCCTCTTTGTCCCTCCTGCACCATCTGGAGGGTGTGAATGAGAAACTCACCTGCATGGTCTTCAGCTACATGGTCTGTGTGCTGAAGAGCGTCTCCATGGCTTCTCTAGCATGCGTCAGTATCGACCGTTATGTTGCCATCACCCGACCTCTTTCCTACACCGCTCTGGTCACACCCTGCCGTCTTCGCACTTGCATTACCCTTATTTGGCTGTACTCGGCACTCATCTTTTTGCCCTCTTTTTTTGGTTGGGGCAAGCCGGGGTACCACGgtgatgtatttaaatgttgCTCTTCCTGGGACACCCAGCCcctttttacagcatttattgtCACGGCCCTCTATGCGCCAGCTGCTTTCACCGTTTGCTTCACCTACGCCCATATCTTCCGGATCTGTCGGCAGCACACTCGGCAGATCAGCGAGCGGAGAGCTCGCTTTGGCCCACAGGACAATGAGCCGGGTGAGCAAGCCTGCACAGACAAGCGCTATGCCACGGTGCTCTTCCGTATCACCAGTGTGTTCTACCTGCTTTGGCTACCCTACATCATTTACTTTTTACTAGAGAGCGCAGGGATATACCACCATGCTATTGCCTCATTCATAACCACATGGCTGGCAATTAGCAATAGTTTTTGCAACTGTCTCATCTACAGCCTGTCGAATGCCGCCTTCCGCAAAGGCCTCAAGCGCCTCTGCCTGATTTGTCTGCAACGTAGTGACAACAAGAAGTCCATGGGAGATCCACCAACACCTCCGCGGCCTGCTTGCCATGTTTAA